A stretch of the Desulfocurvus vexinensis DSM 17965 genome encodes the following:
- the rfaE1 gene encoding D-glycero-beta-D-manno-heptose-7-phosphate kinase, with the protein MLDKRELLAQLPRLRGARVLIVGDLVLDHYVIGTVGRISPEAPVPVVHVREERHLLGGAGNVARNVVSLGGEAVVVGVCGRDADGERMNRLLRDSGVVAHTVCDAERPTIRKTRVVAQNQQVVRVDYERTHDLSEATQDQVFDFLRAEAPGCGVVIVSDYGKGLVTARFMQRLHQLLDALPARPKVYVDPKVRNFELYKGVDILTPNTKEAAEGAGVPLDDRLSVLRAGARIFRKLGCANLLITLGPEGMALFESPDSVLHIPTAARKVFDVTGAGDTVIAALGLATAAGLDLATACVVANVAAGIVVGEVGTAAATLEQVDQGLRAEGAIDLERWFGAGE; encoded by the coding sequence ATGCTGGACAAAAGGGAACTGCTGGCGCAGCTGCCCAGGCTGCGCGGCGCGCGCGTGCTCATCGTGGGCGACCTGGTTCTGGACCATTACGTCATCGGCACGGTGGGCCGCATCTCGCCCGAGGCGCCGGTGCCGGTCGTCCACGTCCGTGAGGAGCGCCACCTGCTGGGCGGGGCGGGCAACGTCGCGCGCAACGTGGTCAGCCTGGGCGGCGAGGCCGTGGTGGTGGGCGTGTGCGGACGCGACGCCGACGGCGAGCGCATGAACCGCCTGCTGCGCGACAGCGGGGTCGTGGCGCACACCGTCTGCGACGCCGAGCGCCCGACCATCCGCAAGACCCGCGTGGTGGCCCAGAACCAGCAGGTCGTGCGCGTGGACTACGAGCGCACCCACGACCTGAGCGAGGCCACCCAGGACCAGGTCTTCGACTTCCTGCGCGCCGAGGCCCCGGGCTGCGGAGTGGTCATCGTGTCGGACTACGGCAAGGGCCTGGTCACCGCGCGCTTCATGCAGCGGCTGCACCAGCTCCTGGACGCCCTGCCCGCCCGGCCCAAGGTCTATGTGGACCCCAAGGTCCGCAACTTCGAGCTGTACAAGGGCGTGGACATCCTGACGCCCAACACCAAGGAGGCCGCCGAGGGCGCCGGGGTGCCCCTGGACGACCGGCTCTCGGTGCTGCGGGCCGGGGCGCGCATCTTCCGCAAGCTCGGCTGCGCCAACCTGCTCATCACCCTGGGCCCCGAGGGCATGGCCCTGTTCGAGAGCCCGGACTCGGTGCTGCACATCCCCACCGCCGCGCGCAAGGTCTTCGACGTGACCGGCGCGGGCGACACGGTCATCGCGGCCCTGGGCCTGGCCACGGCGGCAGGGCTGGACCTCGCCACAGCCTGTGTGGTGGCCAACGTGGCGGCGGGCATCGTGGTCGGCGAGGTGGGCACGGCGGCGGCCACCCTGGAGCAGGTGGACCAGGGCCTGCGGGCCGAGGGCGCCATCGACCTTGAGCGCTGGTTCGGCGCGGGCGAATAA
- a CDS encoding DnaJ family domain-containing protein — protein MADALSIIGLVAEQKIKAAYDQGEFADLPGKGQPLVLEDDAHLAPELRMAYKILKNSGHLPPEITAAREVRDILDLLADCPDETLRLRQMHTLRVLTQRLDRSGRLELLLDGLPDYQRKLLDRVRLHGPGSGPGPGK, from the coding sequence ATGGCGGACGCACTTTCCATCATCGGCCTGGTGGCCGAGCAGAAGATCAAGGCGGCCTACGACCAGGGCGAGTTCGCGGACCTGCCCGGCAAGGGCCAGCCCCTGGTGCTGGAAGACGACGCCCACCTGGCGCCGGAGCTGCGCATGGCCTACAAGATTCTTAAGAACTCAGGGCATTTGCCGCCCGAAATCACCGCCGCGCGCGAGGTGCGCGACATCCTGGACCTGCTGGCGGACTGCCCGGACGAGACCCTGCGCCTGCGCCAGATGCACACCCTGCGCGTGCTGACCCAGCGCCTGGACCGCAGCGGGCGCCTGGAACTGCTCCTGGACGGCTTGCCCGACTATCAGCGCAAACTCCTGGACCGCGTGCGCCTGCACGGCCCGGGGTCGGGGCCAGGCCCGGGGAAATAG
- a CDS encoding RsmB/NOP family class I SAM-dependent RNA methyltransferase — translation MARTSFRPGPAGARPARLRAASPALPPARRAALLALERCLRGQDIQAALDAALGAVFAPGAAVQPDPAAALDAALATELAYGTLRRKPTLDFILATLLRDPAALPGPMRLLLAVAAYEILFLDRIPAYASVHWATEQVKTAINPRLAKVCNAVLRRVADLGSGWQDAAFLGQPPLAHEAGLGAGARADEALVLARRFGVPRWLAALWLGAYGPTRAQALLAASCQAPPLGLRLRPGVTGAMERHAGLAALPSCLASTATGVALAAAPEDLDALLASGRAVRQSLAGQLALAALGADHWPRPVWDACCGRGGKTLLLADDAPGTVLASDPNARRLAGLNAERRRLGVAEVAVFRARAEQVFWRRPLPAILLDAPCSGLGVLSRRPDTLLRRTPDDITALAGVQARLLEHAARCLAPGGVLAYVTCTVTPAENEGQVERFLAAHPDFRLAATHTTPQDAPLGEFFHAVRLERRA, via the coding sequence TTGGCCCGTACGTCTTTCCGCCCCGGGCCCGCCGGTGCCCGCCCGGCCCGGCTCCGCGCCGCCAGCCCGGCCCTGCCCCCGGCGCGCCGGGCCGCCCTGCTGGCCCTGGAGCGCTGCCTGCGCGGGCAGGACATCCAGGCCGCCCTGGACGCGGCCCTGGGCGCCGTGTTCGCCCCCGGCGCGGCTGTGCAGCCGGACCCCGCCGCCGCCCTGGACGCCGCCCTGGCCACGGAGCTGGCCTACGGCACCCTGCGCCGCAAGCCGACCCTGGATTTCATCCTCGCCACCCTGCTGCGCGACCCTGCCGCCCTGCCCGGGCCCATGCGACTGCTCCTGGCCGTGGCGGCCTACGAGATTCTCTTCCTGGACAGGATTCCGGCCTACGCCTCGGTCCACTGGGCCACGGAGCAGGTCAAGACCGCCATCAACCCGCGGCTGGCCAAGGTCTGCAACGCCGTGCTGCGCCGCGTGGCCGACCTGGGCTCCGGCTGGCAGGACGCGGCCTTCCTCGGGCAGCCGCCCCTGGCGCACGAAGCCGGGCTAGGGGCAGGCGCGCGCGCCGACGAGGCCCTGGTCCTGGCCCGGCGTTTCGGCGTGCCCCGCTGGCTGGCCGCCCTGTGGCTGGGCGCCTACGGGCCCACCCGCGCCCAGGCCCTGCTCGCCGCCAGCTGCCAGGCCCCGCCCCTGGGGCTGCGCCTGCGCCCGGGGGTTACGGGCGCCATGGAGCGCCACGCCGGGCTGGCGGCCCTGCCCTCGTGCCTGGCCAGCACGGCCACGGGCGTGGCCCTGGCTGCCGCGCCCGAAGACCTGGACGCGCTTCTGGCCTCGGGCCGCGCCGTGCGCCAGAGCCTGGCCGGGCAGCTGGCCCTGGCGGCCCTGGGGGCGGACCACTGGCCGCGCCCGGTGTGGGACGCCTGCTGCGGGCGCGGCGGCAAGACCCTGCTGCTGGCCGACGACGCGCCCGGTACGGTGCTGGCCAGCGACCCCAACGCCCGGCGCCTGGCAGGGCTGAACGCCGAGCGCCGGCGCCTGGGTGTGGCGGAGGTGGCCGTGTTCCGGGCCCGGGCCGAGCAGGTCTTCTGGCGCCGCCCCCTGCCAGCCATCCTGCTGGACGCGCCCTGCTCCGGCCTGGGGGTGCTGAGCCGCAGGCCGGATACCTTGCTGCGGCGCACCCCGGACGACATCACGGCCCTGGCCGGAGTCCAGGCGCGGCTGCTGGAACACGCCGCACGCTGTCTGGCCCCGGGCGGGGTGCTGGCCTATGTGACCTGCACCGTGACCCCGGCGGAAAACGAGGGGCAGGTGGAGCGCTTTTTGGCCGCGCATCCGGATTTCCGGCTGGCGGCGACCCACACCACGCCGCAGGACGCGCCCCTGGGCGAGTTCTTCCACGCCGTGCGCCTGGAGCGCCGCGCATAA
- a CDS encoding DUF116 domain-containing protein has protein sequence MSATDPTLAAFDRTDQTAGAERKRLFIGLITCASVLVSLLLVGLWVVPFVGLSAIHPSAPWVFGVLVAAAIGVVGWASLGLVLNILLGRSLPFSRRLRGLTIKLFLPLMVLLGKALGISKERVRSSFIKVNNELVQHEAGRYAPGEILLLMPHCLQNSRCDMRLTYDINNCKRCGKCPIRDLLELSDYYGVHLAIATGGTIARRIVVQIRPRLIVAVACERDLSSGIQDTYPLPVFGVLNERPHGPCLDTGVPVHALELALRRFLASPPPLRSLPMAQGAPGPAAPGQTRSA, from the coding sequence ATGTCCGCTACCGACCCCACCCTCGCCGCCTTCGACCGCACGGACCAGACCGCCGGGGCCGAGCGCAAGCGCCTGTTCATCGGGCTGATCACCTGCGCCTCGGTGCTGGTCAGCCTGCTGCTGGTCGGGCTGTGGGTGGTGCCCTTCGTGGGGCTGTCGGCCATTCATCCTTCTGCGCCGTGGGTTTTCGGGGTGCTGGTGGCGGCGGCCATCGGCGTGGTGGGCTGGGCCAGCCTGGGCCTGGTGCTCAACATCCTGCTCGGGCGCAGCCTGCCCTTTTCGCGCCGCCTGCGCGGGCTGACCATCAAGCTCTTCCTGCCGCTGATGGTCCTGCTGGGCAAGGCCCTGGGCATTTCCAAGGAGCGTGTGCGCTCGTCGTTCATCAAGGTCAACAACGAGCTGGTGCAGCACGAGGCCGGGCGCTACGCCCCCGGCGAGATCCTGCTGCTCATGCCCCACTGCCTGCAGAACTCGCGTTGCGACATGCGCCTGACCTACGACATCAACAACTGCAAACGCTGCGGCAAATGCCCCATCCGCGACCTGCTGGAGCTGTCGGACTACTACGGCGTGCATCTGGCCATTGCCACCGGGGGCACCATCGCCCGGCGTATCGTGGTCCAGATCCGGCCCCGGCTGATCGTGGCCGTGGCCTGCGAGCGCGACCTGTCCAGCGGCATCCAGGACACCTATCCCCTGCCCGTGTTCGGGGTGCTCAACGAGCGACCCCATGGCCCGTGCCTGGACACCGGCGTGCCCGTGCATGCGCTTGAGTTGGCCCTGCGGCGCTTTCTGGCCTCGCCGCCGCCCCTGCGCAGCCTGCCCATGGCCCAGGGCGCGCCCGGGCCCGCCGCCCCGGGCCAGACCCGGAGCGCCTGA